A genomic region of Hydrogenovibrio crunogenus contains the following coding sequences:
- the ylqF gene encoding ribosome biogenesis GTPase YlqF has translation MQIQWYPGHMHKAQKEIREILPQVDMIIEVLDARIPFSSENPMIASLRGDKPTLKIFNKSDLADPAQTEAWQTYFEQSKNIKTLALNAQQADRKTQVLDIIKKMIPRKADSVKVIHALIMGIPNVGKSTLINTLASRPIAKTGNEPAVTKILQRIKLEDGITLFDSPGMLWPNIENEHSGYRLAITGGIKETAFELPDIASYAAEYLMQTYPQRLLERYDLDELPIHDPAPDVAFLEQIGRTRGCLVSEGQVNLDKISRIFITEIRDGLLGRLTLETPDLMEEECRQVEIQRIKKAEKKQARLDARKQKKNKRNR, from the coding sequence ATGCAAATCCAATGGTATCCCGGCCACATGCACAAGGCACAAAAAGAGATTCGCGAAATCTTGCCACAGGTCGACATGATTATCGAAGTGCTGGATGCTCGTATTCCCTTCAGTAGTGAAAACCCTATGATCGCCAGTCTACGAGGCGATAAACCTACCCTGAAAATATTTAACAAATCCGATTTGGCCGATCCGGCTCAAACCGAAGCTTGGCAAACTTATTTTGAGCAATCAAAAAACATCAAGACCTTAGCGCTGAATGCTCAACAAGCTGACCGGAAAACCCAAGTGTTAGACATCATCAAAAAGATGATTCCTCGCAAAGCCGACTCTGTCAAAGTAATTCATGCCCTAATCATGGGGATTCCAAATGTTGGGAAATCGACTCTAATCAATACCCTTGCCAGTCGCCCGATTGCCAAAACAGGAAATGAGCCCGCGGTGACTAAAATACTCCAACGCATCAAACTGGAAGACGGTATTACATTATTTGACTCACCAGGCATGCTTTGGCCAAACATTGAAAATGAACACTCCGGATATCGTTTGGCGATTACTGGTGGCATTAAAGAAACCGCATTTGAGCTACCGGACATTGCCAGTTATGCTGCAGAATATTTAATGCAAACCTATCCGCAACGCCTATTGGAACGTTATGATTTAGATGAATTGCCCATTCATGACCCTGCGCCGGACGTCGCTTTTCTTGAGCAAATCGGTCGAACTCGTGGCTGCTTGGTCAGTGAAGGACAAGTAAATCTAGATAAAATCTCACGCATATTCATTACTGAAATTCGCGATGGTTTATTGGGGCGCTTAACCCTAGAGACCCCTGATCTAATGGAAGAAGAATGTCGCCAAGTGGAAATACAACGCATCAAAAAAGCGGAAAAAAAACAAGCGCGCCTTGATGCTCGCAAACA
- a CDS encoding cold-shock protein has product MSNTTGTVKWFNEAKGFGFIEQESGPDVFAHFSAIVSSGFKTLAEGQKVEFTVTDGPKGPQAENIVAL; this is encoded by the coding sequence ATGTCTAATACAACAGGAACTGTTAAGTGGTTCAACGAAGCTAAAGGGTTTGGTTTTATCGAGCAAGAGTCTGGTCCAGACGTTTTCGCTCATTTCAGCGCAATTGTAAGCTCAGGCTTCAAAACTTTAGCTGAAGGCCAAAAAGTTGAATTTACTGTAACTGACGGGCCAAAAGGTCCTCAAGCAGAAAACATCGTTGCTCTTTAA
- a CDS encoding YrhK family protein, with product MKNFLRILVQDYGWIHLSLGLFGNLMFFIGSILFLPSFEMYRTFAVWLFIVGSLFMLIGSVGRLLVDLWDRSFLKK from the coding sequence ATGAAAAATTTTTTAAGAATATTGGTTCAAGACTACGGGTGGATTCATCTTTCGCTTGGATTATTCGGCAACCTGATGTTTTTTATCGGCAGTATTTTATTCCTGCCTTCATTTGAAATGTATCGGACCTTCGCTGTTTGGCTTTTTATTGTCGGTTCGTTGTTTATGTTAATAGGCTCTGTCGGCCGATTACTGGTTGATCTTTGGGATCGATCTTTTCTGAAAAAATAA
- a CDS encoding DUF808 domain-containing protein, which yields MASVGLLALIDDIATLLDDVAVLSKVAAKKTAGVLGDDLALNAQQLTGVKADRELPVVWAVAKGSFLNKLILVPLALLISAFLPWLIMPLLMLGGTFLCYEGFEKIAHRWLHSPESDQSHQRALTDAIKDDKVDIVAFEKQKIKGAIRTDFILSAEIIVLVLGATQGAVFLTQALTVSVVAILITILVYGLVTGIVRIDDGGLALIQSSGPSQWGRFKRSLGHGMLSFAPKLMKTLSVVGMIAMFLVGGGIIVHGIPFLHPLVEILTRDMTGWAIFLASQGFNALTGVVLGAIVLLLVISGSWVKSRVQASK from the coding sequence ATGGCCAGCGTCGGGTTACTTGCTCTCATTGATGATATCGCTACATTATTAGATGACGTTGCCGTACTGTCCAAGGTCGCTGCAAAGAAAACCGCAGGGGTGTTGGGTGATGATTTAGCACTGAACGCACAGCAGCTGACCGGCGTGAAAGCGGATCGAGAGTTGCCTGTGGTTTGGGCTGTGGCGAAGGGGTCATTTCTCAATAAATTGATTTTGGTACCGCTGGCCTTGTTAATCAGCGCTTTTTTACCTTGGCTGATTATGCCTTTGTTGATGCTAGGGGGAACTTTCCTTTGCTATGAAGGATTTGAAAAAATTGCCCACCGTTGGCTACATTCGCCAGAATCTGACCAGTCACATCAACGTGCCTTGACCGATGCCATTAAGGACGACAAGGTTGACATCGTTGCTTTTGAAAAGCAAAAAATCAAAGGGGCGATTCGAACGGACTTTATTTTGTCAGCGGAAATTATTGTGTTGGTCTTGGGCGCAACCCAAGGAGCCGTTTTTTTAACGCAGGCTCTAACCGTTTCGGTGGTTGCTATTCTGATCACGATACTTGTTTATGGACTCGTGACAGGAATTGTTCGGATAGATGACGGTGGTTTAGCATTGATTCAGAGTTCGGGACCCAGTCAGTGGGGGCGGTTTAAACGCTCTTTAGGTCATGGCATGCTCAGTTTTGCACCGAAACTCATGAAAACGCTTTCCGTTGTAGGAATGATCGCCATGTTTTTAGTGGGCGGCGGCATAATTGTTCATGGAATACCTTTTTTGCATCCACTGGTGGAGATCTTGACCCGTGACATGACCGGGTGGGCTATCTTTTTAGCCTCACAAGGCTTTAATGCTTTGACAGGGGTGGTTTTGGGTGCCATCGTATTATTGCTGGTTATCAGTGGTAGCTGGGTCAAAAGTAGGGTTCAGGCATCTAAATAG
- a CDS encoding 7TMR-DISMED2 domain-containing protein: MFKTVSFLFLLLGVVIQSHAMPLIDLSQPHYQIGKSMLFLEDEDSSLSFAEIEKIPDARFEPVDEDICSYLFTRSTLYYKFKVVNTHSSALNRLLVFETPWLDSIQVKVISPDQTQQTFLTGTLFPFKQRAAEHPYPNVEHEFKPGVSTVYVQIKTRDPFIVPISILDRESLFKNYVSVFAEPVNNSV; this comes from the coding sequence ATGTTTAAAACTGTCAGCTTTCTTTTTCTTTTGTTGGGTGTGGTGATTCAATCCCATGCCATGCCGTTGATTGATCTGTCCCAGCCACATTACCAAATCGGTAAATCCATGCTGTTTCTGGAGGATGAAGACAGTAGCCTTTCTTTTGCTGAAATAGAAAAGATACCTGATGCTCGGTTTGAACCTGTTGATGAAGACATTTGCTCTTATTTGTTTACGCGTTCAACTTTGTATTACAAGTTTAAAGTTGTGAATACTCACTCAAGCGCATTAAACCGTTTATTGGTTTTTGAAACGCCTTGGCTGGATTCCATTCAAGTCAAAGTTATTTCGCCTGATCAAACGCAACAAACATTTTTGACAGGGACGTTATTTCCTTTCAAGCAACGAGCGGCAGAGCATCCATATCCTAATGTTGAACATGAATTTAAGCCAGGAGTCTCAACGGTGTATGTTCAAATCAAAACACGCGATCCCTTTATTGTGCCGATTTCAATTTTAGATAGAGAATCGTTATTTAAGAACTATGTTTCTGTTTTTGCGGAGCCTGTAAATAATTCTGTGTAA
- a CDS encoding IS256 family transposase has protein sequence MDQEKLKAMAAELAKDIKTQSDLSDLSASLLKMTVEAALGAEMEEHLGYPKHHSSDSDNSRNGYSFKTLKGDHGEVEIAIPRDRQSEFNPTIIKKGETRLTSMDDQILALYAKGMTTRDIVATFKEMYGADVSPTLISKVTEAVMEKVTLWRSRPLDEVYPLLYLDGIVIKVRQDKQVVRKTMYVALGVNTDGQKECLGLWLSETESSKFWLSVLNDLEARGVKDILVASVDGLTGFPEAINTVYPQADVQLCIVHMVRNSLRYVGYKERKQVANDLKQVYQSVTEEEALLALEQFETKWDDKFPNIGRSWRNNWDNVATLFQYPQAIRKVIYTTNAIESLNSVIRKATKNRKIFSHDNSAFKIIFLAIESASKKWTMPIRDWKLAMNQFMILHEERLKPYV, from the coding sequence ATCGACCAAGAAAAACTCAAAGCCATGGCCGCTGAGCTGGCCAAGGATATCAAAACTCAGAGCGACTTGTCTGACCTCTCAGCCAGTCTGCTTAAAATGACCGTTGAAGCCGCCCTCGGTGCTGAAATGGAAGAGCACCTGGGCTATCCCAAGCACCACAGTTCCGACAGCGACAACAGCCGAAACGGCTATTCATTTAAAACCCTCAAAGGCGACCATGGCGAAGTGGAAATCGCCATCCCTCGGGATCGCCAGAGTGAGTTTAACCCCACCATTATCAAAAAAGGCGAAACCCGCCTGACCAGCATGGATGACCAGATACTGGCGCTTTATGCCAAAGGCATGACCACCCGAGACATTGTGGCAACGTTCAAAGAGATGTATGGCGCTGATGTCTCGCCAACACTGATCTCCAAGGTCACCGAAGCGGTCATGGAAAAAGTCACCCTCTGGCGTTCTCGTCCGTTGGACGAAGTCTATCCGCTGCTGTATCTCGATGGTATTGTCATCAAGGTCCGCCAGGACAAACAGGTGGTGCGAAAAACCATGTATGTAGCGCTTGGCGTCAATACCGACGGCCAAAAAGAATGCCTGGGCCTGTGGCTGTCTGAGACCGAGTCATCCAAGTTCTGGTTGAGCGTTTTAAACGACCTTGAAGCCCGAGGCGTCAAGGACATACTGGTCGCAAGCGTTGATGGCCTGACGGGCTTTCCTGAGGCCATCAATACCGTCTACCCTCAGGCAGATGTTCAACTTTGCATTGTGCACATGGTGCGCAATTCCCTGCGTTATGTTGGCTACAAAGAGCGCAAACAGGTCGCCAACGACCTCAAACAGGTTTACCAGTCAGTGACCGAAGAAGAAGCTCTGTTGGCGCTTGAGCAGTTCGAGACCAAATGGGATGACAAATTCCCCAATATCGGTCGTTCCTGGCGCAACAACTGGGACAATGTGGCCACGCTGTTCCAGTACCCTCAGGCGATCCGCAAGGTGATCTATACGACGAATGCGATTGAATCTTTGAACTCGGTGATTCGCAAAGCCACCAAGAATCGCAAGATCTTCAGCCATGATAACTCGGCCTTTAAAATCATTTTTCTGGCCATTGAATCGGCCTCAAAAAAATGGACCATGCCGATTCGAGACTGGAAATTAGCCATGAACCAGTTTATGATTCTGCATGAAGAACGCTTGAAACCTTATGTTTGA
- a CDS encoding sensor domain-containing diguanylate cyclase, with translation MFIYGIIIAMILYHFILFASIQLRYYAYYVLYLMSFLAMNVSYNGYTFQFLLQDSPVIQNWIQGTTIFLFAIAGLLFAKAFLNLEKYIPLAYKITKGMIWLFVSVMLITVFFGYHAHVMFAIGMSVIFSLYVFVIAFLSYVKGNKTARFFLLGTTAGLVGTSVTALTVMAIIPYSHVGYQAVDYGLAIDSILLSFALVDRVKSTEKEKLLAEISANTDALTNVANRRAFNHFCEQFDSGSQKFYREKLVAMMLDIDFFKEINDTYGHSVGDIVLQKVANLLRSNTKSTDQIFRMGGEEFLILLPDTDIENAQKVAERIRLAIEEMVTDKNGSAISITTSIGMAEVLMEDISLISTIQLADKALYDAKRSGRNKVVLAVR, from the coding sequence ATGTTTATCTACGGCATCATTATCGCGATGATTTTGTATCATTTTATTTTATTTGCCAGTATTCAATTACGATACTATGCATATTACGTGCTTTATTTGATGTCGTTTCTGGCAATGAATGTCAGTTATAACGGCTATACTTTTCAGTTTTTATTGCAAGACTCCCCGGTTATTCAAAACTGGATACAAGGGACGACTATCTTTTTGTTTGCAATTGCAGGGCTGTTGTTTGCAAAAGCTTTCCTTAACTTAGAAAAATATATTCCACTGGCTTATAAAATTACAAAAGGCATGATATGGCTGTTTGTCAGTGTTATGCTGATTACAGTGTTTTTCGGTTATCACGCGCATGTGATGTTTGCGATCGGCATGTCGGTGATCTTCAGTTTGTATGTCTTTGTTATTGCTTTTTTGAGCTATGTCAAAGGGAATAAAACGGCTCGGTTTTTCTTATTGGGTACCACGGCCGGTTTAGTCGGAACCAGTGTGACGGCTTTAACGGTGATGGCCATTATTCCTTATAGCCATGTCGGTTATCAAGCCGTAGATTATGGATTGGCGATTGATTCGATTCTCTTGTCTTTTGCGTTGGTTGACCGAGTCAAAAGTACCGAGAAAGAAAAACTGTTGGCAGAAATCTCTGCCAATACCGATGCTTTGACGAATGTGGCAAATCGTCGTGCTTTCAATCATTTCTGCGAACAATTTGACAGTGGTTCTCAAAAGTTCTATCGAGAAAAACTGGTGGCCATGATGCTGGATATCGATTTCTTTAAAGAAATTAATGACACTTATGGTCACTCGGTGGGTGATATCGTGTTGCAAAAAGTGGCTAATCTGCTGAGAAGCAATACAAAAAGTACAGACCAAATCTTCCGGATGGGGGGAGAGGAATTTTTGATTTTATTGCCTGACACTGATATTGAAAATGCACAAAAAGTAGCAGAGAGAATCAGGCTTGCGATTGAAGAAATGGTGACTGATAAAAACGGTAGTGCCATTTCCATTACGACAAGTATCGGTATGGCAGAAGTTCTGATGGAAGATATCAGTTTGATCTCCACCATTCAATTAGCGGATAAAGCACTTTATGATGCGAAGCGCTCGGGTCGAAATAAAGTCGTGTTGGCTGTTCGTTAA
- a CDS encoding universal stress protein, with the protein MRVVSLVNGSLLSEAASVYAISYAKSIELPLTFLFVDNGLESIEKFQSSLATLEEIAEASGLSFEAVILKGDVIEQLKHFAQLYSIDTLFCATRKQSNTHSFSEKIVRSGIETAIAVVKVKNVSQVRSFHRVLLAAGEKINPHCYLLWIALISANQARGKLYLQNSRTVKKASSKSGLKYQAAPYVQLAGMLKQQVEVVQVLQPINPSLMESYLIENDMDLVVYNADSYSRKTLNQVTDQSCINSILFYPWKA; encoded by the coding sequence ATGCGAGTGGTATCGTTAGTAAATGGTTCATTACTGTCTGAAGCAGCAAGTGTTTATGCCATTTCTTATGCAAAATCGATTGAATTGCCGCTTACTTTTTTGTTTGTTGATAATGGACTGGAATCTATTGAAAAGTTCCAGTCCTCTTTGGCAACATTGGAAGAAATTGCTGAAGCCAGTGGACTTTCTTTTGAGGCCGTTATTTTAAAAGGGGATGTCATTGAGCAACTAAAGCACTTTGCTCAACTCTATTCAATCGATACTCTGTTTTGTGCAACACGAAAACAATCAAACACACATTCTTTTAGTGAAAAAATCGTCCGTTCCGGTATTGAAACAGCCATTGCCGTCGTGAAGGTCAAGAATGTATCTCAAGTGCGTTCCTTTCATCGAGTATTGTTGGCAGCAGGAGAAAAGATTAACCCGCATTGCTACCTTTTATGGATTGCACTCATCTCAGCAAATCAGGCACGAGGTAAGTTGTATTTGCAAAACAGTCGAACTGTTAAAAAGGCCTCGAGTAAGTCCGGCCTTAAATACCAAGCGGCTCCATATGTTCAATTGGCCGGGATGCTCAAACAACAAGTTGAAGTTGTCCAGGTATTGCAACCAATCAATCCGTCTTTAATGGAGAGTTATTTGATTGAAAATGACATGGATTTGGTTGTGTATAACGCCGATTCCTATTCAAGGAAAACATTAAACCAAGTTACAGACCAGTCCTGCATTAACAGTATCTTGTTTTACCCCTGGAAGGCGTAA
- a CDS encoding cation-translocating P-type ATPase, protein MLFRQPIDHVLKSLQSSKAGLSQVEAKQRLQSFGLNQIAQKKHKDYRVEYLKEYISFFPILLEVAAILALIADYYQPNQGNDILAYAVFGAVFLNATFTFWQKFKADKAMEALLKLIRSEATVLRDGEWQTIDATKVVPGDILQLNEGEKIAADAILLEANDLYLNLSVLNGESTPSARNLMPGDAQRELDAKNMVFAGSAVTNGNGLAIVIATGNATEFGKIARMTAEVAVTVTPIEKEIRHMTSVLTLLALAAGVVFFLLGWFSERGVLISAIFALSLIVANVPEGLLPTITLSLSLASQRMAKRQALIKNLNSVETLGSATVICTDKTGTLTQNEMTAKAIYLADGSEVSISGGGYLESGQLKFERRASEDSEDNLQQLLTVAANNTHATINLEQGTVIGDPTEIALVVAANKYGAFNPYDKIKEYAFSSDRKMMSTLVKKNDHDELFVKGAVESVLPLCSQVQHSSGKVGLTSGEQSKIEKKNKQLAEQSYRVLAIAMKVGDGEHDLVFLGLVGLIDPARPGVKEAIKQCHSAQIEVMMITGDNPVTARAIGEHIGLRVDEVLTGPEVKHLSNTVLQEKLKTKRILFARMASAQKLRIAKLLQENGEVVAMTGDGVNDSPALKQADIGIAMGSGTDVAKEAGDMVLLDDNFKSIVSAVEEGRTVYFNIKKLTTYILSSNVPEIVPYVLQFFLKIPMPLSVIQILLIDLGTDQLPGLGLGAEKPEKHIMQRPPIGRHEKILDWEVFKRGYFMAGVFEGMAAMFAFLGFLFLNGWQYGDLDLSQEFHRQAMTMTLLGAITCQMANVFTLRSWEDSLWHLTRINKMIWFGVAMEMVFILAILYVPMIQSIFNTAMVPLENLWLLLPFPILLVLNHEWYKIRQKAKWQKAIA, encoded by the coding sequence ATGCTCTTTCGCCAACCGATTGACCATGTTTTAAAATCATTACAAAGCTCTAAGGCAGGCTTGTCTCAAGTGGAGGCGAAACAACGTCTGCAATCTTTTGGTCTAAATCAAATCGCTCAAAAAAAACATAAAGATTACCGTGTTGAATACCTCAAGGAATACATTTCATTTTTTCCCATACTGTTGGAAGTGGCTGCTATTTTGGCGCTAATTGCCGACTATTATCAACCCAATCAAGGTAATGATATATTGGCTTATGCTGTATTTGGTGCTGTCTTTCTAAATGCAACGTTTACCTTTTGGCAGAAGTTTAAAGCAGATAAAGCAATGGAAGCCTTGTTGAAGTTGATCAGGTCTGAGGCCACCGTGCTACGGGATGGTGAATGGCAGACAATTGATGCGACAAAAGTTGTACCAGGTGACATTTTGCAATTGAATGAAGGTGAAAAAATTGCAGCCGATGCGATTTTACTAGAGGCCAATGATCTGTATTTGAATCTATCGGTTTTAAATGGAGAATCAACGCCTTCAGCTCGAAACTTAATGCCTGGTGATGCCCAACGCGAACTGGATGCTAAAAATATGGTATTTGCCGGCTCTGCTGTGACCAATGGAAATGGTCTCGCCATTGTTATTGCAACAGGGAACGCCACTGAATTCGGAAAAATTGCCCGAATGACGGCTGAAGTGGCCGTGACGGTAACGCCGATTGAAAAAGAAATCAGGCACATGACTTCCGTACTGACTTTGTTAGCTTTGGCAGCAGGGGTTGTGTTCTTTTTATTAGGTTGGTTTTCAGAACGAGGCGTTTTAATTTCAGCCATTTTTGCCTTGTCTTTAATTGTAGCGAATGTCCCTGAAGGGTTGTTGCCGACGATCACCTTATCTTTATCGTTAGCTTCCCAGAGAATGGCCAAACGCCAGGCACTTATTAAAAACTTAAATTCTGTTGAAACGCTTGGATCAGCAACCGTGATTTGTACAGATAAAACCGGTACTTTGACTCAAAATGAAATGACAGCAAAAGCCATTTATTTAGCGGATGGCAGTGAGGTTTCCATTTCCGGGGGCGGTTATCTGGAATCAGGTCAGCTTAAGTTTGAGCGGAGAGCATCAGAAGACAGTGAAGATAACTTACAACAACTTTTAACAGTGGCAGCTAATAACACTCACGCAACGATTAACCTTGAACAAGGAACCGTGATAGGGGATCCAACAGAAATTGCCTTGGTTGTAGCAGCTAACAAATATGGCGCTTTCAACCCATATGACAAAATCAAAGAGTATGCTTTTTCTTCCGACCGGAAGATGATGTCTACTTTGGTTAAGAAGAATGACCATGATGAATTGTTTGTTAAGGGAGCTGTCGAGAGTGTTTTGCCTTTATGTTCTCAAGTGCAGCACTCTTCTGGAAAGGTTGGTTTGACCTCTGGTGAACAGTCAAAAATTGAAAAAAAGAATAAACAATTAGCCGAACAATCTTATCGGGTTCTGGCGATTGCAATGAAAGTAGGGGATGGAGAGCATGACCTTGTTTTTCTTGGGTTAGTCGGTTTAATCGATCCAGCTCGACCTGGTGTGAAAGAAGCGATTAAGCAGTGTCATTCAGCCCAGATAGAGGTCATGATGATTACGGGCGATAATCCGGTGACTGCACGAGCGATTGGTGAACATATCGGTTTGAGGGTAGATGAGGTTTTAACCGGACCGGAGGTGAAACATTTATCGAATACGGTGTTACAAGAAAAATTAAAAACCAAGCGTATTCTCTTTGCCCGAATGGCTTCAGCACAAAAGTTACGTATTGCCAAATTGTTACAGGAAAATGGTGAAGTTGTTGCGATGACTGGCGATGGCGTTAATGATTCACCAGCTCTTAAACAAGCTGATATCGGTATCGCGATGGGGTCTGGAACTGATGTGGCAAAAGAAGCGGGTGACATGGTCTTGTTGGATGATAATTTCAAATCCATTGTGTCAGCAGTGGAAGAGGGACGTACGGTTTACTTCAATATCAAAAAGCTGACTACTTATATTTTGAGCTCCAATGTGCCTGAAATTGTGCCTTATGTCTTACAGTTCTTTTTAAAGATACCGATGCCGTTATCCGTGATTCAAATCTTACTTATTGACTTGGGAACCGACCAATTACCGGGATTAGGGTTGGGAGCCGAAAAGCCTGAAAAGCATATTATGCAGCGCCCGCCGATTGGAAGGCATGAAAAAATCCTTGATTGGGAAGTTTTCAAACGTGGCTATTTTATGGCTGGGGTATTTGAAGGAATGGCCGCCATGTTTGCTTTTTTAGGGTTCTTATTCTTGAATGGTTGGCAATATGGTGATTTAGATTTGTCTCAGGAGTTTCACCGTCAAGCTATGACCATGACGCTGTTAGGAGCGATAACGTGTCAAATGGCAAATGTCTTTACCTTACGATCCTGGGAGGATTCTTTATGGCATTTAACCCGTATCAATAAAATGATTTGGTTCGGTGTTGCTATGGAAATGGTCTTTATTCTTGCCATTTTATATGTGCCCATGATTCAATCTATTTTTAATACCGCAATGGTTCCGCTTGAAAATTTATGGCTTTTATTGCCATTTCCAATACTATTAGTATTAAATCATGAATGGTATAAAATTCGTCAGAAAGCTAAATGGCAGAAGGCCATAGCTTAA
- a CDS encoding APC family permease: MIIGYVLTNAVYAFTFGQYLGNLLDLNSWFPRASAVAIIALFIALNLKGVAEASGVEIFLVWFKLVVLAGLSAWGLSYWDIPMLSQGVSVPDAGLAAALFGAAAVFMAYEGFQLLTYDYNDIEAPKKTLPRAVLSAIITVILVYILVTLGTAMLIGADEIVKHEEVALAIAGEKAFGITGLVVVTIAAAFSTGSAINATLFATARLAHKVAEAHELPAAFSHTNSEGIPDRAVIWLGSIAALLAAIGNLTSLVEAASLAFLFTFTVVCGLAFKQKAGSRWITGFGALSASAASIALIVQLTQTDLSALLFLTALIAVSVFGRPAILRYLKNSRF; the protein is encoded by the coding sequence TTGATTATCGGTTATGTTTTAACAAATGCCGTCTATGCTTTCACTTTTGGACAATACCTGGGCAATTTGTTAGATCTTAATAGTTGGTTTCCTCGTGCGTCTGCTGTTGCCATTATTGCCTTGTTCATTGCTCTCAACCTAAAAGGGGTTGCCGAAGCCAGTGGCGTTGAAATTTTTCTTGTCTGGTTTAAGCTGGTCGTGCTGGCTGGCTTGTCGGCTTGGGGACTCTCTTACTGGGACATCCCAATGTTGTCACAAGGGGTAAGCGTGCCAGATGCAGGGTTAGCCGCAGCGCTATTTGGTGCTGCAGCCGTCTTTATGGCCTATGAAGGATTTCAGCTACTGACCTATGATTATAATGATATAGAGGCGCCTAAAAAGACCCTACCACGCGCTGTATTATCAGCCATTATCACGGTTATTCTGGTGTATATTTTAGTGACACTGGGGACTGCGATGCTGATTGGGGCAGATGAGATTGTCAAGCATGAAGAAGTTGCATTAGCCATTGCAGGCGAAAAAGCGTTTGGAATAACGGGACTGGTTGTTGTTACCATCGCGGCAGCTTTTTCAACAGGCTCTGCAATCAACGCAACCTTGTTTGCCACAGCGAGATTAGCTCATAAGGTTGCTGAAGCTCATGAACTGCCAGCGGCATTCTCACACACCAACTCAGAGGGCATTCCTGATCGAGCGGTCATCTGGTTAGGCAGTATTGCTGCTTTACTGGCAGCTATCGGAAATTTAACTTCTTTGGTTGAAGCAGCCAGCTTAGCTTTTTTATTTACCTTTACGGTAGTTTGTGGACTGGCTTTCAAGCAGAAAGCCGGTTCTCGTTGGATTACAGGGTTTGGAGCACTGTCTGCCTCAGCAGCATCTATCGCATTAATTGTTCAATTAACGCAGACCGATTTATCTGCATTGCTGTTTCTAACCGCTTTGATTGCCGTCTCGGTTTTCGGACGCCCAGCCATCTTACGGTATTTAAAAAACTCACGCTTTTAA